gacaagctaacgtaGGACCCCCTGCACCAGCTGTTCCTGTTTATGaagaggtgtcacccaaagaagAGATtaaactcaacacaaaccaggcgtatggaccattagGACTGTAAAACTCATTCACTATAATATTCAATAGCATTCAACAGGTTAATTGTGATTATTCTGCCATTTCATTTGTTTTATAGGCCTATGTATAGACTCGCTACGTGTTTCATCTTGCCTGGAGATTGTCTCAATTGCATTCTCTATATAATACAGGCAGGAGGTTATTTTTACTGTAAAATTTGCCATTGTTATAACGTACTAAAGTGGTGTGCTTCTTTTGAACCAAGTGATCAAACTCGACAGTTATTATAACTACGCCTCGATGTGTGGTAGTATGTGCATTACACCCTAGCTTTCAGCTATTGTTTTCCTTGCAACTTTCATTATTCAGCATCGGATATAaatgtatatattatgtatacgtaatattattcattgagaacaatgtaaacaataGCACTGCATCTGTTCACATACTTAAACTGATCGATATACACAATCATGTATGTATTGAAATAAGAgaatattaattatacaaatgTACCTGGAACTGCCCTTGAGCTTGAGACAGTGTGTACTGTTCTGTCCAACTTGCCCAGATTCCTACAGAGTTCGTTAATTGAACACACtcaaaagagagagagagagagagagagagagagagagagagagagagagagagagagagagagagagagagagagagagagagagagagagagagagagagagagagagagagagagagagagatgtTTCAGTGGTGTCTCAACCCATACACTATCACTAGAGTTACTTTCATATCTTACTCATctcaccagtttgagcagtgtatgtctccaggaggttgatgtgttgagggtagtgtctgtgttgtagtgtctcagcacagagggggaggaaggaggacactcggtcaccacacacactcacaccactcagCTCTCCAAGCAGGAGAAAAGGAAACTGTCGGGTGTACAAGAGATTCAGTCAATTAAAACTGCCATTACAGTACTCAACACTTGAACACTTAGATCCTTGTGTATCACTATTCACTAGTGAAACatttataccacatgcacatcaACAAAAGTACCCTAGCCATATTACACAAatctttgtacatgcatgcatgatcagtACGCATATAATCTacacaacacatacatgtacctttatcccatactcACATagcatccacacacacaacacaccctTACCCgcttgtgatagtgtgagtCTATACATCCTCCCCTATATATTTTGGGGGCCAGTGAGTACACCTGCTAGTTTCTGTGGGTTGGGTCGTCATAGATACAACGCACAACCCCAATTCTGATACATCATCAATCAGAGGAGCTGAGAAAATGGGGAGAGGGTGAACAACTTCAACATCCAGTCACTGATAATTTTATTGTTACTCTGGAGTAGGACCTCCTTCCTGAAGGTCTGTTAAACagccaactataattatgtacataattatgtcctcaTCTCCCTAACACCTCTCTCTAAGTCACCAGTCACTGTGGAGACCATCTCGGCACAGATCACTATCTCCTACAACACTCCCTACAATGTGACCATCAGAGCTGAGAGCTGTATGTACTATAATGTTGAATAGAAGACAAATTTTGAATCTGAGTaagccagtataattatcattttccTCTTTACTGCCGGCTGCTGTGTGTCCCACACCATATGACCATCACCAACATACCTCCTGTCACGATTCATGGATCCATGCTCATCCTAATTCAGTCACTTGCAATGGAGACACGGGAATAAAGAACCTCAGCATTCAGCAGTATAGCGGGTGGTCTCCTTAACACTGGGACTTTTGATTCACTGCCACATATCATCTATTATTCAGCTCTAGGTAGCAGGGCTGCTGCCTTTGGacctagctatatagttggcTGTTGGAGGTGTTGTGTTGGCGTTCTGTTTGTGGGGGTACTGATTGTTGTAGAGCTCATAGTTGTTTGTTAATCACCAAGAACTTGAAAAGTGGAGGTTATGGaaggatgcatgcatgtttacgATTGTACAAATCATTCAATTTCAATTTTGTTTATGACAAGTGAGACAATGGAGATTTTTAATGACTAACTTGCTCTGGAGGCCACATTGAGTTGCAGTCGAATCAGGCTTATATTTTTGAGaaatcaaataattatatgctactTGATCTTGATTGCGAACTGTTTGTTTACTTATCAATATAATGGTCATGATTGCATTCATCTTAATTGTCAACAGAACAGTATCCTTTATGATCACAACAGCTGGCTAAACAAACACTAACAGGTTACTCAGCCCACAGCTATTTACTGAAGTTAGCAATTTAGCAAATGTTtcattaacgatctttacttTTTGAAAACTTCTTCAGGACAACTctacagataattatagcagatatAGGGTATGGTAAACACAAGGTTAATATTAGATCTCAATTAAACTTTTTTTCGTATGCCCACACTGACAATAAACCCACTGTCTCATGACTGGAGAAGTATGATCTAATCTAGGCAATAGGTAAAGATGTCACATTTTGCTTTTGCTAAATTTGCCCTGTTAAATAATGGTGAACTTGTTGGTGATAAGCATCTTCTGTTAACAGTGATGATTGGCTCTCAGATAGGAGGTATGAATGCAAAACAAGATTGTGCTTCATGTGTGATTGAAACTGTTCCATTTCAACAGAGGCCTTATTAGTGTCCAACACGAGTGTGGCGTGTCCCTGGAGAGGCAGTTTTGTTCACATGCTCTAAGCCTGCCGCTGTACTGAGATGGCAAGTGGATCCTCTAGCGAAGTCTGGGTTGATGTCAGTTCAAAGTACACTCTTTATTGGTTCTTAAGTTGGTCGAAGGGACACATTTAAGTTAAACTTATAGACTTTTATTGCACATGCATAGGTAATTCAACCTCTCCATTAAACCCAAGAATATCCTCCACTCAAAACCAGCTCAGCTCCTCTCTTGTTATTCTGGACTGGGAGTCAccctcctctactggtggtgtgtctgttagCTATATATCCTCGTCATTtccccaacacctctctccAGGTCACCAGTCACCGTAGAAAGTCAAACCACCTCGGCACAGTTCAATATCTCCTACAACATTCCCTATAACGTGACCATCAGAGCAGTTAACTGTGTTGGCAGTAGCCGTGACAACATGGTGATGATCCCTTCTATTGGTTAGttcatatactgtatatagccggtaattttcgggggacaaaatattcgtggttttcgtggttgaagctctgaccatgaatattttacccacgaatgaagcgaccttgactacctttacctgcagtgcaatcAGCAAcgacgaaaatattatccatgAAATGTctaaatattgctgaaccacgaatactTTGTCCCCCAAatattacccgctatacggtatatgatTGTCTTAGTTGCGCTCGTTACTACCGTACTCTatcgagattacgcccacgtcCGAAATTACGACCCACTGCTtcttttgagtgaaagttcctgtATAGGCTAATTTGCTTCAAGAATACGCCCACAAAGAATTGATGCAAACTTGTCAGCGAGCAGTTTATAGTTGACAAGAAAGGTTTAGAAGTTTCTTGTGTAAGCTGGTTACTGAAGATAGCTACGTAGATAGTTAGATCCAATGATTATTACTCCTATTCgcaagtataagagacaaagacaatcttctctgaatCTCTGTAGACGACTTTTCTtcagctactataattattgcaagcaCTTGGCATGCCCCAGAAAATAGGCGTAATTTCGAAACAAAACTACCTTTTTCGAAATTAAGCCTACCTACCTGTAGCTGCtgtgtagcatgcaattagggtgggcgtaatcttgGTAGAGTACGGTAATAATTTTAACCACTAACCACCGCTTATCAATGCAAACGGTCACGAGACCGCTGCACAAGTAGCACTATAGCTATTTGTTAGCTACAAAGAACATTTCGCtgaaagctgcatgcatgtactgccAGAAGCAAGCCCttatgaactctgacctcatttCAGATACACCCCTTTTCGAATTTTTGAGCGGAAATGCAAAATACTTATTTAAACttctacattgtagatctataattatagctacatgctaGTTCTGTCCTCCTTGAAGAgatcattcatcaagccataTCAGATATAGACTTCTGTGCTGCTCTTCTATATTAAAGTGTGTATGCattcaacaataattacatgattatacaaagcaaactacctcttctaatactttttgagcgaaagcaaatcatggtgagaggcattagccCAGCACagtttgcaacactcgttattcTGGCATTTTGTTTGTTTTATAGATGTGGTTTTCTTTAACATTCTGATGTGGTTTTTCTGACTTCCTCAATAGAGGGTGTGTTTCATATCATAGGTAATCAATAAACTTGCTGttgtaccagctagctatagctcctGCAATGCAAGTACACACAGTTCTTATTATCATCATCCAGCTGTTTTCTCTTGCTGCAGGTAAGTTAAAATACATATAGatctgtacatacatgcatatgtTTGTTCGCAGATATCACAGTTGACACTAGTCACACTTTGTTCTTGTAACTTAATAACAGCAGTAGACAACAGAAACAGCATAACACTCATAACCTAATCATAACCTAGCTTGCACAAAACTCAAGAACTTATATACAGAACACATATAACTCTAGAATGTTCTACCTAGTTCTCTAATGTCAAAGTTCAGTAGCAGCTACATGCAGTTCTAGAACAAACATTAACTAGAATAAGCTAGATGTACAGTCTAAGTGAAGAGTTCACTTAATCACTACACTTGTGGTTTACCACTTGatcaataatttttatttataCTTCCTCTAACTATGTTCACTGGAACACACAATTTTTCTCAGCCACACTGACATCCAACTTCTCCGTGGCTTGTCCTGATGACACTGTCaccttcacttgcactctgCCTGGAAGTAGTTTTATTCAATGGGCAATCATGCAAGGAAATGTTATAAGCACTATAACATTAGATGCCTCATCAAGAGACAGGAATGAAGGTGCATTTCATGGTGTTCTCACTGACTCAAGTGGAGGAATGCTCACTGCCACTCTCACCTCACTGTCTGATGCCTCAACTGTGGAGGGCActatggtggagtgtgtgggacTGAGCTCACGAGAGGGTCCTCTCACCATCACTGTGGCTGGTAAGTTTTTTATTTGTAACATAAAATTGTGGAACAAGTATCactgattataataattataattatacacccaCAGATCCACCCTCACGTCCACTCAATCCAAGAGTGTCATTCACTCTAAACCAACCCAGCTCCTCTGTTATCACTCTGGAGTGGGACCCTCCCTCttctactggtggtgtgtctgtcagctaCGTCCTCACCATCTCCCAAACACCTCTCTCCGGGTCACCAGTCACCGTGGAGACCACCTCCACACAAATCACCATCTCTTACAACACATCCTACAATGTGACCATCAAAGCTGTCAACTGTGCTGGAATGAGTCAAAAAACTTCAATTGTTGATTTGAGTAAGCTATTATACTCAATCATACGATATTGATGTACTAGCTCCTTCTCTTTAATGCATGCAGTTGTGTGCCCCACAACATCTACTGCTGCTGGTGTTACTATCACCAACGCACCTCCTGTCACTATTAGTGGATCCATGCTCACCTTCACTTGCAGTGGAGACAATGAAGTGATAACCTCAACCTGTGACAGTAGTGGGTGGTCTCCTGACCCTGGGACCTTTGACTGTAGCATCTCAGTTACAGGTATCATACATGGGCAATTAACTTTAATTTATATGTGGATCTCATGCATTAGATCCCCCAGTCACCTGTGGTTTTCCTGCTGCACCGTCTAGAGGCAGTTTGGACATCAGTGAAAGGCTACCACCCTTCTTACTGGGTTCACAGGTCATCTACCGGTGTGATGAGGGACTGTTCCCCCCTGATGtgaggaccagcacatgcactgatgtggggggtaggggagagtgggtggagaatcctGGGAGCTTGGTGTGCAGGGAGAGGCCAGGTGaaatgtagctagctgtttagAGGCAATGTTTTTGATTTCCTTCGAAAAAGTTCATTCTATAATTTCTGTGACGTACAATTGTATTAGCTTACGTACACCGCCTTTGTTCCACATTTTCTTAAGTGGATGCTCGTATATTAAGCTGATTGAGATCAATTAATACAAACATATAATTTTCTGACCGTCCCTATAGCCAACTGCTCTCTTCCTCTTGAGCCATGCAATGGTGCCATAGTGGACTATGAGAGGTTGAATGAGATAGTGtcggagggaacagtgctgacttaccagtgtgacagtagactctcactgactggacccaacaacgtcacttgcactaatgctggagtctggagcacAGAGCCCGAGGCAATCATTTGTGTACTTATGACTGAAGGTGATGAGCTTTTTAATTGTTTGCTATCTACTATATCCCATTTCACAGTTTCTACTGTCGCTCCTTTGTTCTCCACTTCTGCAACTGTCGCTATCAGTgtggtcatcactttcattgtcactctagtcattggattcctcactggactcctagtgatgcaTGTTTTctctcgtaagaaggcagtgtactccccggcaactgaaggacaagctaacgtaGGACCCACTACACtagctggtcctgtttatgaagaggtgtcacccacagaggagattgaactgaacactaaccaggcgtatggaccagtaggacTGTGAACCTCGTTCACTCTTTATTTTAATATTCAATAGCAATAAAacttttattattataccgTGGTTTTTCTGACTTCCTCAATCGAGTAATAAAATCTTTTGAACCAAACTCGAAAGTTATTATAACTACGCCTCGGTGCATGTGTGGTAGTATGTGCATTATATATACCCTATATCTTTCAATAATCTATTGCAGCTTTCATTACAATgtaaacaatacatgtagcactGCATCTGTTCACATAACAAAGAGTAAGAAAAAACAACAGAATTTATTGTCAGACTTGTCCAGATTCCTGCAGCAAATATAAATCACAGCACATAAAGCatttaaattattattaacgaGTCTCGCTATGTTTTGCTTCACTCAAACAGTATTAgatggtacatgtatcataAGAGGTTTTAGTTTTTTGACAATGAACCCACACTGTCATTACAGTAGACtatcgttaatccggccacccttgggacagtgcagcttggccggttAGTTACAATAGCCGTGGCTTAAAACTTAGTGGTGGAAAAGGGGgagagagtgggtggagcaacAAGGATAAATAGTGGTGGAGAGAGTGGCTGAAGTGACcgaatgtacataattataggtaaagTCATCCTAAACCTAAACTTAATGAGCAGGGCTTTGAGTTTAATGttcatatataataatataaataataataatagaaaCTGTTACGCAGTAAACAACTATAGATATCATTACGCAGACTCACGTTGGATCATGTTGTTCTATTCTCCCTCTGAGGATCATTCTCCCCAGAAgctgacagagtgaggtgagacagtccactccagcagactgcaccagggcattgtcactgctctgtGACATGGGTGGAGGgagatgcatgtaaattaaTAACTGGAGTGTATACATTACCTATTGAAATTGTTTAAACAATGGACACAAAAGTGTTTTGGAGCAAACGTTAACCTGTGCTATTGTAAATAATGTCTTCTATACGTTCTATACAGTCTCATTAATATAGTGTTAGAGCAACATTGAACGCACTCAAAGAAATGATAGCGAAAGAGAAAGAGAGTATTAGAGCAACAttgaacacatgcactcaaAATAAATGTAGCGTACAACAAAAATACAAATACAAATACAAGCAATTAAATGTTCTGTGCAATCCACTACTCTGTTTCAGTGAAGCACTTTACTGTAGTGACGACCATTGCCTATTCACCTCGgaaaaagtggtcaggttgAAACCTGACTAACCTGACtggtggctacggccctgcACTACTCTGTTTCAGTGAAGCACTGGTGTCTAAGAAATTTCAACCCATACACTTGTACTATCACTAAAGCAACTGGAGAGTTTATATCTTACTTATCTCACCCgtttgagcagtgtctccaggaggttgatgtgttgagggtagtgtctgtgttgtagtgtctcagcacagaggaggaggagggaggacactcggTCACCACATCCACTTACATCACTCAGCTCTCCAAGCAGGAGAATGAAACTGGAGAGGGGGGTACAAGATTAGTAAAACTGCCTCAATTTACatcacacaacacattcacaagCTGTACTCAACCCTTGGATCCACTAGTGACCAGTGACCACCACatttataccacatgcacatgtacaaagtACCTTATCAAACACATCTTTGTACATGATCAGTACACCTAATCTACacaacatacctttatcccataccccactacaccctcaatcacaTAGCATAtccacacatatcacacaccctcacccttCACTCTTCTCCTACAGCTCTCCCAGCTTGTGATAGTGTGACATACATCCTCCCTTCCTCATTTTGGGGGCCAGGGAACCACACGAGTACATCTGCTGGTCTGGATTGTCATGAATACGATGCACCACGCCAAATACAGCCGGTCCATGATCAATATCAGAGGAGCTGAGGAATGGGGAGGAAGAACAGTAATTGAATTGCTTCTAATCCCAAAACGTatactgactataattatacatactcAAGATCACCAGCCTCATGATCAGGAGTTCCTTTGCCATGCAGTTGATCCTATCTTACATGGTCTGCCAGCTCCTCTAGGTTAATTAATTGGTCTTCCAGAGTAATTAACTCTTCATCATCCATTAATAGTCAATCAAGCAGCTGCAATGAGACAAAACAGGTGGTAAAGATCCACTACACAATAAACATCAAGTGAGACAGGGATTTAGCTCTGATAAAGGGTCATGCAATCTATAACCATTATTTGGTGGACATTTTAATGATAAAGGGTCATGCAATGTACATAATCATTACTGGTTGGCTGGTCTCTGGGAGGAACTCCCTCATAACCACGGAGGCTGACATACACAAAAATGGTAGTGGGCTCATGTAAAGTGTATCTAGAAAGTGAAAGCACTAAGAGAATgcagtgatgtcattgtaATGATGTAATAAAGCGTCTCATGCTTCACATGGAGGCTATAGGTATCACTGGTCAACTATAGACATGGTTCAAACACTAATAGACAACACTTCATGGCAATTGGTAGAAGAGCTTCCTCCCCTCTACCAGTTGTATCTGGCGTTTCTCAAGGAAGCATCTTGGGGCCTATGCTTTTCTTAGTCTATATCAATGATCTACCAGAACAATTAACTTCGCAACTTGTTACCCTGTTTGCAGATGATGCCAAACTAATTACCCCAATATCGTCTTGCAATGACCATACAATATACTATTTTCATTTATCTATGGTCCGTCCAACGAAGGGCAACCAAGTTTATCCTAGGAGACTACACCAGAACTACAGACTATACAAAACTCGCCTCACTAAACTCAATATGCTCCCACTATATCTATGGTTTGAGCTCCAAGACATCGTGTTCTTAGTAAAGTGTCTTAAATAACCGCCAGACAATGTACAGAGCTGAGTACACATCTATAGGTAAACTCTCAACCACCAGAGCTGCTTCCACTGGTAAGAAGTTCAACCACAAAAGGAGCAGAACCACCAAGGCTATTGTTACAATCGTAGACTCGGCTCTATATATTGATCTAACATCGCCCCTAATACAGTGTATCAAAGGGAAACTACGAGCGTACTTATGGAACTACTTTGTGGTAACACTTGACCGTAGCTGGTGAAACTTGCTCATACCATTTAGTATGCCCCTGTGGAATAATTAGTATGTACATCTAGGTAAACAACTCCTTCAATGAATTTAGTCCGTCAGCAGTAAACTCTTCCACAATGTCATGTGAAACTGCATGTATCACACTGTGCATAACTGCTGTAAAGCTCAAATAATAGTAATAATCCATTCCCAGCGAACCTGGAAAAGTTCTGTCACTTTAGTTTGGATTTGTGGTTGAAAAGGTTAGCCCAACTCACCAAATTATCGCCGCCCCAATGAAGTGGCCATGGCTTAGAGATGGGCGCGGGTCAATGGTTGTGCACACTAACCAGTTGATTTTATGCCTTACTGCTGCCTCGACGGAAGCATGTGTagcctttaaaagctgcactcgGTCAACTgagctgcttagcaagcatgtcGACTTGTGCACTGCCcgtgtacacaaatggcttgctgcttcgTCTTTATTCTAGTCAGGAAAGTCTACCAATGAGTCCTACAGGCTGTATAGATGGTTTTTGAAGTGTCCTAAATGAATATAGCTCAGAAAAACTTCAAAGCATGCACATTCATGACACTATCCAATCtaccacagaatccaatatcaatTGATACTTGTTGTTGTAcaatttacaacaattttgacCAGTAGAGGAGTAATACAGGGAACCTCTAGCCTCAACTCAGGTCTTTTGTATTGGTGTATTGCggtctgggatcgaggctagagaaCGTCAGtgactgtaataaagaggtgagGCTTTGGGCTGGTCAATCTGGCTGTATGAAAATGGGGACCGCGAATAAGCTAACTTCCATGAAGAGATTCCAATCTGGACAAAGTCCACATTATGCACAATGCATTATTGctttatatattatagtggtCAAAACAAAGTGTGTTTATCGTAGATAGAACTTACTGTTCTTATTAAAGTTTCCTTTCTCAACTTTTCGGTTCTTAGCTCCTTATAGTTTCGTTAGCACGGTCTCTCGTAAtagtgttttgttttgttttctcTATAGGTGCCTCAATTTTCCCATAAAAAGCACAGTGACAGGATCGAGCGATTACTGTTACTCAATTTACTGTGCTACAATTATAATATCCATAATTATCACTGAAATTAAGATAAACTACCCCGACCACTACAAACAGACAATCatcttcctataattataaaactgcTGTATAGCCCGACATTTTTAAGGCACTTAAGGGTTGACTACTTTAcccttgcacgttatagcagataattttaATTACACAATTTTCGTGTATTGTTAAACCCACGAAAATAAGCCCGTTCAAAAtgtcacgctatacggtatcccAAAGAATGAAAAACAACTAGTAAAAACATTTCAATGCACTCGTGCACACCACCCTGACTACGTATTTGAAAGATTTGGTTCGGACATCGATCTGCAGAGCTGGCCTGCTCCTAAATTACAATCAAAATTCTGGACAGAAGAAGCTCTCAGCCAGTGTTACGTAGAAATGTGAGCTATTACTTAGAAAGTTAACTTTCTCTAATGAATGCCCTTACCGTCAAATATATGGTTACTCCCATCATGGGTAAATGAATGCACTTGAAGTGTCTACACAGCCAGAGGCTATAACACCCATTAGAAACCATAACCGAAAGAACTGAAAGATAAATGTCTGAAGTTGAGTACTAAAATTCAATTCAGATACACGGATACacaaatgatattcatgatctGATTGACGTCAAGCTTTGCTATGGAAACACCAATCAGTGAGTAGACCGTAATCACAAGGGCTCCCCAGTGAATTCCAGACACACCCAATAATAAGAGGAAGTGACATAAGCAGACAGGAAATGACAGGAAATCCTCAATCAAGTGTTTCTCTACTAGCTATTATCTGATATAGGCCATATGCAAGGAATCACACAATCAATCCATGGAAACAAGCGAGAGCTAGATAtcaatccataattataccaacacCATGCATGACGTAATGAATCAGATCATTCTATACATGCAAGTAGTGGATACATGCATatctactgtattataataacaaataTCCAGAGGACGCTTCCTAtatagagctacaaaatgatACAGGAGCAGATTATCGTAATTTGAGGTTTCATTAATGACTTATGGAACACACTGATCAGTGAAATCATAGATATATTATCCTCCATTATCTAATTTATTCATGATTCGACACGCACATCCTGACTATAATGACGTATAGGCAAATCAGCGCTGAAGTGTTTCTTATCAGTTTTAATAATCTAGATGCGTTATTAATCCTTGAGACTAGCTATAGGCTGATATTATATTTCATAAATCCATGCCAATGCCAATGGTAAGAGTCCTATATGATTATATAGCATACTATAACCAACTGTCTGTATGGTTTATAGGGATCAGTGATTTGGTCAGTTCTCCTTCTAGGAGGATGTCTGATTGTAAATGTGTCTGGTCAGACAACCATTAGGTCTTCTCTGCAATCAACAAACAGAATGTATGTTTGTCCAGAAGAGATTGTTACCTATGTCTGTATTGGAACTGGAGATCAAATTAGGCTATCAGCACCACCATACATTACTGTGTCCCTTCCTTTGTCATATGCGCGTGGAGACACTCTCGGATTAGGAAGAATAGGAAATGGCCCTATTGTATCAAATCTTATTTCGACTACTTCACCTTTGATGGTAGCAGATTTAATAGTGCAAAATTCTTCATTGCCTGAGTTTTCTGTTCGTTGCACTGTTCTTTCACCTTCTGATGAAGCTGTAGCTCAGCACAAACCTTCAGGTACTAGGTATAAATTATGATTGACTCAGTCAGTTTTTAAGTTACCCACCATCCTCTCGGAGATGATTGATAAGTGTGGTGCACCAAGCTATTAAATAATCACGCTATCATCATTGATTTCTTTACCATAGGTTCTCCTTTAGATGTGATTTCTCCTATGATTGGATATTTTTCCCCACCAAACGAAGGTACGGCTGGTGTGCGAGTTACCTGGACACCTAATGATGGAAACTATGACCCTAGTCACTTCACGATCCAGGTGTTTGACAGTAACACTAACACTGCAATTAAATCCATCGCTATTTCTGCAGAAAGCAATAGTTTTGAAGCAATACTTGCTGTACCCTTTAGTGCTCCCATGGATGTCTACGCATGTGTAACAGTGATGTCCAAGTGTAACCAGACAACCGATGGAGTTATGACGGACTCCATTCGGATCAATAAAAGTTAGTGGCTATAAAGTAGGTAACTGTGAAGAACATTCAGGagcatacttataattataagaagtGTTTAGCAAGTAGACCCTGGCTAATTATAGCTCAAAAATCCAATAAAGCCCCCAATTAGGTGTACGTATACATCCCTGGAAATCAACAAGCAGATAACTTTGGCATATACATTGAACTGAGCGTTAATTAGCAAACAATATCTGTAATTTTACTTTTTTTTATTACTAATTTCATTATCAAATACT
This is a stretch of genomic DNA from Halichondria panicea chromosome 1, odHalPani1.1, whole genome shotgun sequence. It encodes these proteins:
- the LOC135347356 gene encoding uncharacterized protein LOC135347356, encoding MPMPMGSVIWSVLLLGGCLIVNVSGQTTIRSSLQSTNRMYVCPEEIVTYVCIGTGDQIRLSAPPYITVSLPLSYARGDTLGLGRIGNGPIVSNLISTTSPLMVADLIVQNSSLPEFSVRCTVLSPSDEAVAQHKPSGSPLDVISPMIGYFSPPNEGTAGVRVTWTPNDGNYDPSHFTIQVFDSNTNTAIKSIAISAESNSFEAILAVPFSAPMDVYACVTVMSKCNQTTDGVMTDSIRINKSIKTAYVFWVLFSAATIVLTII
- the LOC135347276 gene encoding uncharacterized protein LOC135347276: MVMIPSIATLTSNFSVACPDDTVTFTCTLPGSSFIQWAIMQGNVISTITLDASSRDRNEGAFHGVLTDSSGGMLTATLTSLSDASTVEGTMVECVGLSSREGPLTITVADPPSRPLNPRVSFTLNQPSSSVITLEWDPPSSTGGVSVSYVLTISQTPLSGSPVTVETTSTQITISYNTSYNVTIKAVNCAGMSQKTSIVDLIVCPTTSTAAGVTITNAPPVTISGSMLTFTCSGDNEVITSTCDSSGWSPDPGTFDCSISVTDPPVTCGFPAAPSRGSLDISERLPPFLLGSQVIYRCDEGLFPPDVRTSTCTDVGGRGEWVENPGSLVCRERPANCSLPLEPCNGAIVDYERLNEIVSEGTVLTYQCDSRLSLTGPNNVTCTNAGVWSTEPEAIICVLMTEVSTVAPLFSTSATVAISVVITFIVTLVIGFLTGLLVMHVFSRKKAVYSPATEGQANVGPTTLAGPVYEEVSPTEEIELNTNQAYGPVGL